A single Bicyclus anynana chromosome 19, ilBicAnyn1.1, whole genome shotgun sequence DNA region contains:
- the LOC112045252 gene encoding U6 snRNA-associated Sm-like protein LSm3 — MADDADAVAVMTVKEPLDLIRLSLDERIYVKMRNERELRGKLHAYDQHLNMVLGDAEETITTVEIDEETYEEVYRSTKRNIPMLFVRGDGVILVSPPVRVGV; from the exons aTGGCAGACGACGCTGATGCT GTGGCGGTAATGACAGTGAAGGAACCTTTGGATTTAATCAGGCTTAGTCTAGATGAAagaatttatgtaaaaatgcGAAATGAACGCGAATTACGTGGGAAACTACAT GCTTATGATCAACATTTAAATATGGTATTGGGTGATGCTGAGGAAACCATAACCACAGTTGAAATTGATGAAGAAACATATGAAGAAGTATACAGATCCACCAAAAGGAATATCCCTATGTTATTTGTAAGAGGTGATGGGGTTATACTAGTATCTCCACCAGTGAGAGTTGGTGTGTAG
- the LOC112045237 gene encoding U3 small nucleolar RNA-associated protein 14 homolog C has product MMEDSEETDFVASEHDRLVSAITKLDKTQHITEPTRNEPTNQNSEFNLIKRSSKLKLGNVVKVLEDTAHSVKIGKKLKKTREAKVLPKPLEKPQAERIKRATGYEDTKKKVGRWDPVVARNRTVDFVSYPLGHVSKKSKIQPTKEFLSKLTLKSSLEKELDEIDPPPESKEVEEEEQVYPMSYEEMLEHRQNAAKLRAQQSYKAAKEKRQSKIKSKKYHRILKKERLKQQLKEFEELQSKNPEEALKKLEELEKTRALERHTLRHKNTGKWAKSKLVRAKYDKEVRQQLAEQLSVSRSLTHKTQDTQSTDDEADDAVNIPDLTLAQDPMNPWMMKSSDSNVDSEFNFGYKKFLKDKMSKIKEIDSDSEEEQSVKTNIEDFSSTIGHLKGSLKKLCDTSNPENSFSEVTMPDETKSIKRNQIKTKKIFTTLGATSNWIVEDIDVASQPIYGLKNHGKASEDISNVFDKFENKVVGKVETKLKKLRKQIKKLDKQSHKPDKMESKNNDDQDNLEYLKLNKQNLKSQVDEELFETHKGIGHVKETASLSNILTTVNNPLQGNIDVDIDPNRFIEVKPKYLNTAISSAQNDIDDLDDDEQVVPKVDIEEVFEEDDVVDSFRQEKEDEKNQDISKDIDLTLPGWGSWGGKGVKATKRKRNRFIGKPIPKMPRRDDNKGDIIINEFKNSQLDAHKVSNLPFPFTSVKDFEASIRTPLGNTFIPETAHKKLIRPNVITKAGAIIQPMGEDELLVKKNLSFNNESVLKFVTKK; this is encoded by the exons ATGATGGAAGATAGTGAAGAAACAGATTTTGTAGCATCCGAACACGACCGTCTCGTTAGTGCAATAACCAAACTTGATAAAACTCAGCACATTACCGAGCCCACTAGAAACGAACCTACTAATCAAAATTCCGAATTCAATTTAATCAAACGGTCAAGTAAACTAAAACTAGGTAATGTTGTCAAAGTTCTGGAAGACACTGCACACAGCGTGAAAATCGGTAAAAAGCTAAAGAAAACTCGAGAAGCTAAGGTCTTACCGAAGCCGCTAGAAAAACCTCAGGCTGAACGTATAAAAAGGGCGACTGGTTACGAAGACACAAAAAAGAAAGTAGGCAGGTGGGATCCCGTTGTCGCTAGAAACAGAACTGTAGATTTTGTTTCCTACCCTTTAGGCCatgtttcaaaaaaatctaaaattcaaCCGACAAAAGAATTCCTCTCGAAACTCACTCTTAAATCTTCCTTGGAAAAAGAATTAGATGAGATTGATCCTCCCCCGGAATCAAAAGaggtagaagaagaagaacaagtATATCCCATGAGCTATGAAGAGATGTTGGAGCATAGGCAGAATGCTGCAAAATTGAGAGCTCAACAGTCATACAAAGCTGCTAAAGAAAAGAggcaaagtaaaataaaaagtaaaaaatatcatcg TATCCTCAAAAAAGAAAGGCTAAAACAACAGTTGAAGGAGTTTGAAGAATTGCAAAGTAAAAATCCTGAGGAAGCCTTGAAGAAGTTGGAAGAACTTGAAAAAACTAGAGCTTTGGAGAGGCACACTCTAAGACACAAGAATACAGGAAAGTGGGCTAAAAGCAAATTGGTTCGAGCGAAATATGATAAAGAG GTACGCCAACAACTAGCAGAACAATTGTCTGTCAGTAGAAGTTTAACACATAAAACACAAGATACACAAAGCACTGATGATGAAGCAGATGATGCAGTAAATATCCCAGATTTAACTCTAGCTCAGGATCCCATGAATCCTTGGATGATGAAGAGTTCAGATAGCAATGTTGACTCAGAATTTAACTTTGGATAcaaaaaatttctaaaagataaaatgtctaaaataaaagagattgattctgattctgaagaAGAACAATCTGTAAAAACAAACATTGAAGATTTTTCTTCAACAATTGGACATCTTAAGGGCAGTTTGAAAAAATTATGTGATACAAGTAATCCTGAAAATTCATTTAGCGAAGTAACAATGCCTGATGaaacaaaaagtattaaaaGAAATCAAATAAAGACCAAAAAGATATTTACAACTTTAGGGGCAACTTCAAATTGGATTGTTGAAGATATAGATGTGGCATCTCAACCAATCTATGGACTTAAAAACCATGGGAAAGCATCAGAGGATATTTCAAATGTTTTTGATAAATTTGAAAACAAAGTTGTTGGCAAAGTAGagactaaattgaaaaaattacgaaagcaaattaaaaaattagacAAACAGTCACATAAACCAGATAAAATGGAgagtaaaaataatgatgacCAAGATAACCTTGAATACTTAAAGCTTAATAAACAGAATCTGAAGTCTCAAGTTGATGAAGAGTTGTTTGAAACACATAAAGGTATTGGACATGTAAAGGAAACAGCGTCATTGTCAAACATATTAACAACAGTAAATAATCCTTTACAAGGGAATATTGATGTTGACATTGATCCCAACAGATTTATTGAAGTTAAGCCAAAGTATTTAAACACAGCTATTTCAAGTGCACAAAATGATATTGATGATttagatgatgatgaacaagTTGTTCCAAAGGTTGATATTGAGGAAGTTTTTGAAGAAGATGATGTTGTTGATAGCTTCAGACAAGAGAAAGAAGATGAGAAGAACCAAGATATATCTAAAGATATTGATCTTACCTTGCCAGGATGGGGTAGCTGGGGTGGCAAAGGAGTGAAGGCAACAAAGCGCAAAAGAAACAGGTTTATTGGTAAACCAATACCTAAAATGCCTAGGCGTGATGATAATAAAGgcgatataataataaatgagttCAAAAACTCTCAACTTGATGCACATAAAGTTTCAAATTTGCCATTTCCTTTCACAAGTGTTAAGGACTTTGAAGCATCAATTAGAACACCTCTTGGTAATACTTTTATACCTGAAACTGCTCATAAGAAACTTATCCGGCCCAATGTCATTACTAAAGCAGGTGCTATAATCCAACCTATGGGCGAAGATGAATTACTGGTTAAGAAGAATCTTAGTTTTAATAATGAATCTGTATTGAAATTTGtgaccaaaaaataa